Proteins from a genomic interval of Streptomyces sp. NBC_00820:
- a CDS encoding TetR/AcrR family transcriptional regulator has product MPTGTWERLPEARRAAIVRAAEDEFSARGFSGGSLNTIARNARVAKGSLFQYFADKVDLYAYLSELASLRIRAAMELRIRTLDWDAGFFAALTGLTLEWEAYFHDHPLERALTAAANLEPDSAALGAVRRVVNEHYLAVLGPLLRDAKDRGQLRADADLDAFLSMLLLVLPHLALAAHHPGLDPVLGLSTGRSEDRSAAVIRLVEVFRAAFGVREPSGPR; this is encoded by the coding sequence GTGCCGACGGGAACATGGGAGCGGTTGCCCGAGGCAAGGCGGGCGGCGATCGTCCGGGCCGCGGAGGACGAGTTCTCGGCCCGTGGTTTCTCCGGCGGCAGCCTCAACACCATCGCCCGCAACGCACGCGTGGCCAAGGGCAGCCTGTTCCAGTACTTCGCCGACAAGGTCGACCTGTACGCCTATCTCTCCGAGCTGGCCAGTCTGCGCATCCGGGCCGCGATGGAACTCCGGATCCGTACGCTCGACTGGGACGCGGGGTTCTTCGCGGCGCTCACCGGTCTGACGCTGGAGTGGGAGGCCTACTTCCATGACCACCCGCTGGAGCGGGCGCTGACCGCCGCGGCGAACCTGGAGCCGGACAGCGCGGCGCTGGGCGCGGTGCGCCGGGTGGTCAACGAGCACTACCTGGCCGTACTGGGGCCCCTGTTGAGGGACGCGAAGGACAGGGGGCAGCTGCGGGCGGACGCGGACCTCGACGCGTTCCTGTCCATGCTGCTGCTGGTGCTGCCCCATCTGGCGCTCGCGGCCCACCATCCCGGACTCGACCCGGTACTGGGGCTGAGCACCGGACGGTCCGAGGACCGTTCCGCCGCGGTCATCCGTCTTGTCGAGGTGTTCCGGGCGGCGTTCGGGGTGCGGGAGCCGTCGGGTCCGCGCTGA
- a CDS encoding alpha/beta hydrolase, translated as MTGNPSVVITSRRGPRDLEVLTATPAVEKPGRPPLLFVHGLGHGAWCWEHWLAASAAAGYTAHALSLRGHGGSGGRLRTARLSHFVDDVVHVAASLPRRPVLVGHSMGGLVVQQALARYAAHAGVLVAPVPAHPALGSLLSIARRHPLDALRMMGGGSLPLRPEYLFAQLTQEEALRQAARCGAESPLAQYQLLFHRPPAPPRGGAPVLVLATPDDRLVPIGDVRRTARRYGATLREFPGMGHDLMLDRDWREPPLTTLLEWLPGARGPVSADPTAPAPRTPPGTPRQDG; from the coding sequence ATGACAGGCAACCCTTCAGTCGTCATCACATCGCGCCGCGGCCCCCGCGACCTGGAAGTACTCACCGCCACCCCGGCCGTCGAGAAGCCGGGCCGGCCACCCCTGCTGTTCGTGCACGGCCTCGGGCACGGCGCGTGGTGCTGGGAGCACTGGCTCGCGGCCTCGGCGGCCGCCGGGTACACCGCCCACGCGCTCTCGCTGCGCGGGCACGGCGGCAGCGGAGGCCGTCTGCGCACGGCCCGGCTGTCCCACTTCGTCGACGACGTCGTGCACGTCGCGGCCTCGCTGCCCCGGCGGCCCGTCCTGGTCGGCCACTCCATGGGCGGCCTGGTCGTCCAGCAGGCGCTCGCCCGCTACGCGGCCCACGCCGGGGTGCTCGTCGCCCCGGTGCCCGCGCATCCGGCTCTCGGCTCGCTGCTGTCCATCGCCCGCCGGCACCCGCTGGACGCCCTGCGCATGATGGGCGGCGGCTCCCTGCCACTACGGCCCGAATACCTCTTCGCCCAGCTGACGCAGGAGGAGGCGCTACGGCAGGCCGCCCGCTGCGGCGCGGAGTCGCCGCTGGCGCAGTACCAGCTCCTGTTCCACCGGCCGCCCGCCCCGCCACGCGGCGGAGCGCCGGTCCTCGTCCTGGCCACGCCCGACGACCGCCTGGTCCCGATCGGCGACGTACGCAGGACGGCACGACGCTACGGCGCGACCCTGCGCGAGTTCCCCGGCATGGGCCACGACCTGATGCTCGACCGCGACTGGCGCGAACCGCCGCTGACCACGCTGCTCGAATGGCTCCCCGGGGCCAGGGGCCCGGTCAGCGCGGACCCGACGGCTCCCGCACCCCGAACGCCGCCCGGAACACCTCGACAAGACGGATGA
- a CDS encoding flavin-containing monooxygenase, whose translation MSSPVAASTSATRPSPPRPKACVIGAGSSGIAAAKVLHERGFDFDCFELSDRVGGNWVFGNSNGVSSSYRSLHINTSRSRMQFSDFPMPEHLPNFARHDQIAAYFDAYVDHFGFRDRIAFTTGVEQVTPLDGGGFDVRLSTGETRRYDAVLVANGHHWDPRLPEPSFPGAETFTGEQMHSHHYEEESQLAGRKVVVLGMGNSAMDIAVDASYHAQETYLAHRRGVHVIPKYVWGRPYDSIGGHEMIPAALRWPMARILMRAATGPMSRYGLQDPDHRFAEAHPTMSSRILDRLAHGAITPKPNIDHFDGPDVVFSDGSRVAADLVVYCTGYRISFPFFDKDFLDPGADNDIRLYKRMFHLDVPGLYFIGLVQPLGAIMPIAERQSLLVADHLEGRYALPPRAAMDGEIDRYQKSLARRYVASKRHTIQVDFDDYMRALRKERAAGSGGTRRGRPVPARG comes from the coding sequence ATGTCCAGCCCCGTAGCCGCCTCCACCTCCGCCACCCGGCCCTCCCCGCCCCGTCCGAAGGCCTGTGTGATCGGTGCCGGATCCTCCGGAATCGCCGCCGCCAAGGTGCTGCATGAACGCGGCTTCGACTTCGACTGCTTCGAACTGTCCGACCGGGTCGGCGGCAACTGGGTGTTCGGAAACAGCAACGGCGTCTCGTCGTCGTACCGGTCGCTGCACATCAACACCTCGCGCTCGCGCATGCAGTTCAGCGACTTCCCGATGCCGGAGCACCTGCCGAACTTCGCCCGCCACGACCAGATCGCCGCCTACTTCGACGCCTACGTCGACCACTTCGGCTTCCGTGACCGCATAGCGTTCACCACGGGAGTCGAACAGGTGACACCCCTCGACGGCGGGGGCTTCGACGTGCGCCTCAGCACGGGGGAGACCCGCCGGTACGACGCCGTCCTCGTGGCCAACGGCCACCACTGGGACCCGCGCCTGCCGGAACCGTCCTTCCCCGGCGCGGAGACCTTCACCGGCGAGCAGATGCACTCCCACCACTACGAGGAGGAGTCGCAACTGGCCGGCAGGAAGGTCGTCGTGCTGGGCATGGGCAACTCCGCCATGGACATCGCGGTCGACGCCAGCTACCACGCCCAGGAGACGTACCTGGCCCACCGGCGCGGGGTGCACGTCATCCCCAAGTACGTCTGGGGGCGGCCCTACGACTCGATCGGCGGGCACGAGATGATTCCCGCCGCGCTGCGCTGGCCGATGGCCCGGATCCTCATGCGGGCGGCCACCGGACCGATGTCCCGCTACGGGCTGCAGGATCCCGACCACCGCTTCGCCGAGGCGCACCCGACCATGTCCAGCCGCATCCTGGACCGTCTCGCGCACGGCGCGATCACCCCGAAGCCGAACATCGACCACTTCGACGGCCCCGACGTCGTCTTCAGCGACGGCAGCCGCGTCGCCGCCGACCTCGTCGTCTACTGCACCGGCTACCGGATCTCTTTCCCCTTCTTCGACAAGGACTTCCTCGACCCCGGCGCCGACAACGACATCCGGCTCTACAAGCGCATGTTCCATCTGGACGTGCCCGGCCTGTACTTCATCGGCCTCGTCCAGCCGCTCGGCGCCATCATGCCGATCGCGGAACGCCAGTCACTGCTGGTCGCCGATCACCTCGAAGGGCGCTACGCCCTGCCGCCGCGCGCCGCGATGGACGGGGAGATCGACCGCTACCAGAAGTCCCTCGCCCGGCGGTACGTCGCGAGCAAGCGCCACACCATCCAGGTCGACTTCGACGACTACATGCGCGCCCTGCGCAAGGAGCGCGCCGCCGGCTCGGGAGGAACGCGCCGAGGACGGCCGGTACCGGCCCGCGGCTGA
- a CDS encoding epoxide hydrolase family protein, whose product MTTPQETGIRPFRVSIPDSDLDDLHHRLDRTRWPDELPNAGWDYGVPRDYLKELAHYWRHTYDWRAAEARLNRWPQFITTIDGADVHFAHIRSPEPDATPLIITHGWPGSVVEFERIAGPLTDPRAHGADPADAFHLVLPSIPGFTFSGPTRESGWEYRRVAAAFAELMHRLGYDRYGAQGGDWGSAVSRELGRIRPDRVIGVHLNMIPGAGATAEPTEEELAVLSPAERERTLASWERMRAWSRDEQGYADIQSTRPQTLAYALTDSPVGQLAWIAEKFKQWTDSADRPEDAVDRDHLLTNVMLYWLTGTAGSSARIYYERAHAAYWGKPPEPSSAPTAFASFPQENFIVLRHIAERGDNIVRWTEFDRGGHFAAMEQPALLVGDIRAFFRSLRDTEPS is encoded by the coding sequence ATGACGACACCCCAGGAGACCGGCATCCGGCCCTTCCGCGTATCGATCCCGGACAGCGACCTCGACGACCTGCACCACCGACTCGACCGCACCCGCTGGCCGGACGAGCTGCCGAACGCCGGATGGGACTACGGCGTCCCACGCGACTACCTGAAGGAGCTGGCGCACTACTGGCGGCACACGTACGACTGGCGGGCGGCGGAGGCCCGCCTGAACCGGTGGCCGCAGTTCATCACCACGATCGACGGCGCGGACGTCCACTTCGCGCACATCCGTTCCCCGGAACCGGACGCCACACCGCTGATCATCACGCACGGATGGCCCGGTTCCGTCGTGGAGTTCGAGCGGATCGCCGGCCCTCTCACCGACCCCCGGGCACACGGCGCCGACCCCGCCGACGCCTTCCATCTGGTCCTGCCTAGCATTCCCGGCTTCACGTTCTCCGGCCCCACCCGCGAGAGCGGATGGGAGTACCGTCGAGTCGCGGCCGCTTTCGCCGAGTTGATGCACCGCCTGGGCTACGACCGCTACGGGGCGCAGGGCGGCGACTGGGGATCGGCCGTCTCCCGCGAACTGGGCCGCATCCGCCCGGACCGGGTCATCGGCGTCCACCTGAACATGATCCCCGGCGCCGGGGCAACGGCCGAGCCGACCGAGGAGGAACTCGCCGTCCTGAGCCCGGCGGAGCGGGAGCGCACCCTGGCCTCCTGGGAGCGGATGCGGGCGTGGAGCCGGGACGAGCAGGGCTACGCCGACATCCAGTCGACGCGTCCCCAGACCCTCGCCTACGCGCTCACCGACTCACCCGTCGGCCAACTCGCCTGGATCGCGGAGAAGTTCAAGCAGTGGACGGACTCCGCCGACCGGCCCGAGGACGCCGTCGACCGCGATCACCTCCTCACCAACGTGATGCTGTACTGGTTGACGGGGACCGCCGGTTCCTCCGCCCGTATCTACTACGAGCGTGCCCACGCGGCCTATTGGGGCAAGCCGCCCGAGCCGTCGTCCGCGCCCACCGCGTTCGCCTCGTTCCCGCAGGAGAACTTCATCGTCCTGCGCCACATCGCCGAACGCGGCGACAACATCGTCCGCTGGACGGAGTTCGACCGCGGCGGCCACTTCGCCGCGATGGAACAGCCCGCCCTGCTCGTCGGCGACATCCGCGCCTTCTTCCGGAGCCTGCGCGACACCGAACCGTCCTGA
- a CDS encoding SRPBCC family protein, with protein MGTVRESVEVDVPVRTAYNQWTQFEEFPNFMEGVEAVEQLDDTHNHWITKMGGIRRDFDTEIVDQLADDRITWRSISGDTRQSGSVRFQSLGNDRTRVELVMDVEPTDPVETVADWIGVIDRRVKGDMRRFKEFIETRGDESGSWRGRVTPG; from the coding sequence ATGGGCACAGTGAGGGAATCGGTCGAGGTCGACGTACCGGTCCGGACCGCCTACAACCAGTGGACACAGTTCGAGGAGTTCCCGAACTTCATGGAGGGCGTCGAGGCGGTGGAGCAGCTCGACGACACCCACAACCACTGGATCACCAAGATGGGCGGGATACGGCGGGACTTCGACACGGAGATCGTGGACCAGCTCGCGGACGACAGGATCACCTGGCGCTCGATCAGCGGGGACACCCGGCAGAGCGGCAGCGTCCGCTTCCAGAGCCTGGGGAACGACCGGACCCGCGTGGAACTCGTCATGGACGTCGAGCCCACCGATCCGGTCGAGACGGTGGCCGACTGGATCGGCGTGATCGACCGGCGCGTCAAGGGCGACATGCGGCGCTTCAAGGAGTTCATCGAGACGCGCGGCGACGAGTCCGGTTCGTGGCGCGGCCGCGTCACCCCTGGCTGA
- a CDS encoding YbaK/EbsC family protein — protein sequence MTLHERVRRVHAALREHGSTAELVELPAPAPTAAETAAQLGCAVGAVANSLVFTVGGEPLLVLTSGAHRADTRLLARVLNVGRGRIRRADPGFVLAVTGQEVGGVAPVGHPRPVRTLVDVALDDHDHVWAGAGLPHTVFRTTFTELLALTGGESAVVADEGAGSAAQG from the coding sequence GTGACCTTGCACGAGAGAGTACGCCGCGTTCACGCGGCTCTGCGTGAGCACGGCAGCACCGCGGAACTGGTCGAACTCCCGGCCCCGGCGCCCACCGCGGCGGAGACGGCCGCACAGCTCGGCTGCGCGGTCGGCGCCGTCGCCAACAGTCTGGTCTTCACCGTGGGCGGTGAACCGCTGCTCGTCCTGACCAGCGGAGCGCACCGCGCGGACACGCGGCTGCTGGCCCGCGTCCTGAACGTGGGCCGCGGCCGGATCCGGCGCGCGGATCCCGGCTTCGTGCTCGCCGTGACGGGCCAGGAGGTGGGGGGCGTGGCCCCGGTGGGGCACCCGCGACCCGTCCGGACGCTGGTCGACGTCGCCCTGGACGACCACGACCACGTGTGGGCGGGCGCCGGTCTGCCGCACACCGTGTTCCGTACGACGTTCACCGAGTTGCTGGCCCTGACCGGCGGCGAGTCCGCCGTGGTCGCCGACGAGGGGGCGGGCAGCGCCGCCCAGGGGTGA
- a CDS encoding GNAT family N-acetyltransferase — protein sequence MFALPLTDAAQLRPLEPWQAQEFLAHIDRARPLVDPWIPWATFSTDLGSATATLQRYADRLAADGGRIHGIWLDGTLVGGVMFTRFDSAAGTCEIGCWLEPAGQGKGLATRACRALVDWAFAERGMSRVEWWVAPGNVRSVEVARRLGMTREGVLRQRSTYRGVRRDSEVWSVLAEEWPPPADLPGVGYKAGIDRLMRDLFGAFTTTGGRRPDLDVIRRVFLPQGLIIKNIGDDPLVYDIEAFIASREKMLTDGTLTEFSEAEVTERTEMFGSVAQRFSDYRKSGFLYGEWFEGAGHKTVQFVRTPDGWRISSLAWDDEPAADIPAAIPTDEPAPGEPAAEE from the coding sequence GTGTTCGCACTGCCGCTGACCGACGCCGCCCAGCTCCGCCCGCTGGAACCCTGGCAGGCCCAGGAGTTCCTCGCGCACATCGACCGCGCCCGGCCCCTGGTAGACCCGTGGATACCCTGGGCGACGTTCAGCACCGACCTCGGCTCCGCCACCGCGACCCTCCAGCGTTACGCCGACCGTCTGGCCGCGGACGGCGGCCGGATCCACGGCATCTGGCTGGACGGCACGCTCGTCGGTGGCGTCATGTTCACCCGCTTCGACTCCGCCGCCGGGACGTGCGAGATCGGCTGCTGGCTCGAGCCGGCCGGGCAGGGCAAGGGCCTGGCCACCCGGGCGTGCCGGGCGCTCGTCGACTGGGCGTTCGCGGAACGCGGGATGAGCCGGGTCGAGTGGTGGGTCGCGCCCGGGAACGTCCGCAGCGTCGAGGTCGCCCGCCGGCTCGGCATGACCCGTGAGGGTGTGCTGCGGCAGCGCTCTACGTACCGCGGGGTGCGGCGCGACAGCGAGGTCTGGTCGGTCCTCGCCGAGGAGTGGCCGCCCCCGGCGGACCTACCGGGCGTCGGCTACAAGGCCGGGATCGACCGGCTGATGCGCGACCTCTTCGGCGCCTTCACCACCACCGGCGGCCGCCGGCCCGACCTCGACGTCATCCGCCGGGTCTTCCTCCCGCAGGGGCTGATCATCAAGAACATCGGCGACGATCCGCTCGTCTACGACATCGAGGCGTTCATCGCGTCCCGCGAGAAGATGCTCACCGACGGGACGCTGACCGAGTTCTCCGAGGCGGAGGTCACCGAGCGTACCGAGATGTTCGGCTCGGTCGCGCAGCGGTTCAGCGACTACCGCAAGTCCGGCTTCCTCTACGGCGAGTGGTTCGAGGGCGCCGGCCACAAGACCGTCCAGTTCGTCCGGACGCCGGACGGCTGGCGGATCAGCTCACTGGCCTGGGACGACGAGCCCGCCGCCGACATACCCGCAGCCATACCCACCGACGAGCCCGCCCCCGGCGAACCCGCCGCCGAGGAGTGA
- a CDS encoding TetR/AcrR family transcriptional regulator encodes MPPAPGDREARRDDVSEAVWRVLADKGFGGLTLRAVAAEMGASTGLLMHYFPTKRALLTHALDLLERRTAQRPRRARPAAGLATVRVMLLDILPLTPDDTARNRIWVSSWDLSLADEELTADQAGRYARLRSTIRPHLDDARRLGELPASADPEQLAATVVAFTHGLVVQALFDPARFSEDAQVAALDGFLASLASPCPAGEIRRVAVPGG; translated from the coding sequence ATGCCGCCCGCACCCGGAGACCGTGAAGCCCGCCGCGACGACGTATCGGAGGCCGTGTGGCGCGTACTCGCCGACAAGGGGTTCGGCGGACTGACCCTGCGCGCCGTCGCCGCCGAGATGGGCGCCTCCACCGGGCTGCTCATGCACTACTTCCCGACCAAACGCGCCCTGCTCACGCACGCCCTGGACCTGCTGGAGAGGCGCACGGCCCAGCGTCCCCGGCGCGCGCGTCCCGCCGCCGGCCTCGCCACCGTGCGCGTCATGCTCCTCGACATCCTCCCGCTGACCCCGGACGACACCGCCCGCAACCGCATCTGGGTCAGCTCCTGGGACCTGTCCCTGGCCGACGAGGAACTGACCGCGGACCAGGCGGGGCGCTACGCCCGGTTGCGCTCGACGATCCGCCCGCACCTGGACGACGCGCGGCGGCTCGGCGAACTCCCCGCCAGCGCCGACCCGGAGCAACTCGCCGCCACCGTCGTGGCGTTCACCCACGGACTGGTCGTCCAGGCGCTCTTCGACCCCGCCCGGTTCTCCGAGGACGCGCAGGTCGCCGCGCTCGACGGCTTCCTCGCCTCGCTCGCGTCGCCGTGCCCGGCGGGTGAGATCCGACGCGTCGCCGTGCCCGGCGGGTGA
- a CDS encoding hydrogenase maturation protein, with translation MDLLLVVSAFNSLSQRVYAELSDLGHRVDVVLASHGPDAVRAAVRERRPELILAPMLKSALPEDVWREHTCLIVHPGPPGDRGPSSLDWAIAEAAPHWGVTVLQAEAAMDAGPVWAAEPFPVPAAGKSDLYRGEVSDAASAAVLLAVRRYGDGSYKPRPQTGPDVRVVWRDAFRQERRRIDWADDDTDTVLRKLRGADSQPGVLDEILGRQVFLHGGHPEDRLRGRPGELLATRNGAVCRATRDGAVWIPELRPRKSSGDPAPFRRPAASVLASFPPPGAARTAGPRSGDRPSWLPEDPAPLELPRDRHTWTDIRYEQRGDAGFLTFSFPGGAMSTDHCRRLLAAYRYALTRPTSVLVLGGARDFFSNGIHLNVIEAAADPAGESWLNINAIDDLVEAVLRTTDRLVVAALGGNAAAGGLMLALAADEVWCRTGAVLNPHYRRMGLYGSEFWTYTLPRRVGARTAVRLTDEALPVSAATAARIGLVDRLVPVPAREFTAETGRMAGALAAGPGLAERIAAKAAARRADEEARPLAEYRRAELARMRTVFFDPRAPYHALRSAFVRKQPAGSARPLSPVGEQTTGGLA, from the coding sequence ATGGACCTCCTTCTCGTCGTCAGCGCGTTCAACAGCCTGTCCCAGCGCGTGTACGCGGAACTGTCCGACCTCGGGCACCGGGTGGACGTAGTCCTCGCCTCGCACGGCCCCGACGCGGTGCGCGCCGCCGTACGCGAGCGGCGCCCGGAGCTGATCCTCGCCCCCATGCTGAAGTCGGCGCTGCCCGAGGACGTGTGGCGGGAGCACACCTGCCTGATCGTGCACCCCGGACCGCCCGGCGACCGCGGCCCCTCCTCCCTGGACTGGGCCATCGCCGAGGCGGCGCCGCACTGGGGGGTGACGGTGCTTCAGGCGGAGGCGGCGATGGACGCGGGACCCGTCTGGGCCGCGGAGCCGTTCCCGGTACCCGCGGCGGGCAAGAGCGACCTGTACCGGGGCGAGGTCTCCGACGCCGCCTCGGCCGCCGTACTGCTGGCCGTACGGCGCTACGGCGACGGCTCGTACAAGCCGCGGCCGCAGACCGGACCCGACGTCCGCGTGGTCTGGCGCGACGCCTTCCGCCAGGAGCGGCGGCGGATCGACTGGGCGGACGACGACACGGACACGGTGCTGCGCAAGCTCCGCGGAGCCGACTCCCAGCCCGGCGTCCTGGACGAGATCCTCGGCCGCCAGGTGTTCCTGCACGGCGGACACCCCGAGGACCGGCTGCGCGGCCGGCCCGGTGAGCTGCTCGCCACCCGCAACGGCGCGGTCTGCCGGGCCACCCGGGACGGCGCGGTGTGGATCCCGGAACTGCGCCCCCGCAAGTCCTCGGGCGACCCCGCGCCCTTCCGGCGCCCGGCGGCCTCCGTGCTCGCCTCCTTCCCGCCGCCCGGCGCCGCGCGGACGGCGGGCCCGCGCTCCGGCGACCGCCCCTCGTGGCTGCCGGAGGACCCCGCTCCGCTCGAACTTCCCCGCGACCGGCACACCTGGACCGACATCCGCTACGAACAGCGCGGCGACGCCGGGTTCCTGACCTTCTCCTTCCCCGGCGGGGCGATGAGCACCGACCACTGCCGCAGGCTGCTGGCCGCCTACCGGTACGCGCTCACCCGCCCCACCTCGGTGCTGGTCCTCGGCGGAGCGCGCGACTTCTTCTCCAACGGCATCCACCTGAACGTCATCGAGGCGGCCGCCGACCCGGCCGGCGAGTCCTGGCTCAACATCAACGCCATCGACGACCTGGTCGAGGCCGTGCTGCGCACCACCGACCGGCTGGTGGTCGCGGCCCTCGGCGGCAACGCGGCGGCCGGCGGCCTCATGCTCGCCCTCGCCGCCGACGAGGTGTGGTGCCGCACGGGCGCCGTCCTCAACCCGCACTACCGGCGGATGGGCCTGTACGGCTCGGAGTTCTGGACGTACACGCTGCCGCGCCGCGTCGGAGCGCGCACGGCCGTCCGGCTGACGGACGAGGCACTGCCGGTGAGCGCCGCGACGGCCGCGCGGATCGGACTGGTGGACCGGCTGGTGCCGGTCCCGGCACGGGAATTCACCGCCGAGACCGGGCGCATGGCGGGCGCGCTCGCCGCGGGCCCCGGCCTCGCGGAACGGATCGCCGCCAAGGCCGCGGCCCGGCGGGCGGACGAGGAGGCACGGCCGCTCGCGGAGTACCGGCGCGCCGAACTCGCCCGCATGCGCACCGTCTTCTTCGATCCGCGCGCCCCCTACCACGCCCTGCGGTCGGCCTTCGTCCGCAAGCAGCCCGCGGGCTCCGCCCGGCCGCTGTCCCCCGTCGGCGAACAGACCACCGGAGGCCTCGCATGA
- a CDS encoding hydrogenase maturation protease, translated as MTRTDERLLIAGVGNIFLADDAFGPEVIRALEQHPLPPGTLVRDFGIRGLDLAYELLDGYTTAVLVDVAERGHRPGTLSLIEPDLPDGRPGAAPPEAHGMDPAKVLALAAHLGDGTLPRVLVLACEPQVRPRADEDIAPGLSAPVRDAVGHAVEALHVMVPVLLADPAATPPLSRQEESADPSGAGLAR; from the coding sequence ATGACCCGTACCGACGAGCGTCTGCTGATCGCGGGCGTCGGCAACATCTTCCTCGCGGACGACGCCTTCGGCCCCGAGGTGATCCGTGCCCTGGAGCAGCACCCGCTGCCGCCGGGGACCCTGGTGCGGGACTTCGGCATCCGCGGCCTCGACCTCGCGTACGAGCTGCTCGACGGCTACACCACCGCCGTCCTGGTCGACGTGGCCGAACGCGGCCACCGGCCCGGAACCCTGTCGCTGATCGAGCCGGACCTCCCCGACGGCCGCCCGGGCGCGGCCCCGCCCGAGGCCCACGGCATGGACCCGGCGAAGGTCCTGGCCCTCGCCGCCCACCTGGGCGACGGGACGCTCCCGCGCGTCCTCGTGCTCGCCTGCGAGCCCCAGGTACGGCCGCGCGCCGACGAGGACATCGCGCCCGGCCTCAGCGCCCCGGTGCGCGACGCCGTCGGGCACGCGGTCGAGGCCCTGCACGTCATGGTCCCGGTGCTGCTCGCCGACCCCGCCGCCACACCCCCGTTGAGCCGCCAGGAGGAATCCGCGGACCCGTCCGGGGCCGGTCTCGCGCGCTAG
- the hypB gene encoding hydrogenase nickel incorporation protein HypB has protein sequence MCDSEDVTQAVLAKNDSLAENLRAELARRGVSVVNLLSSPGSGKTELLGRVLARAVERGVPVAALTADLATENDARRLARSGAPVKQLLTDGLCHLEARQLRGHVDDWMPRDTSVLFVENVGNLVCPASYDLGERLRIVFMAVTEGEDKPLKYPTSFGSAHLVVLTKTDLAEAAGFDEEAFVEHVRRVNPGVEVLRSCARTGEGVDPLLERVLAVRDGAPVHRPPLAPHPHGHVHVRDHADGHSHSHGDGPGRGNGHDHAGGDTRDASGLPAGRVS, from the coding sequence ATGTGCGATTCCGAGGACGTCACCCAGGCCGTCCTGGCGAAGAACGACAGCCTTGCCGAGAACCTGCGCGCCGAGCTGGCCCGGCGCGGTGTGAGCGTGGTCAACCTGCTGTCCAGCCCGGGCAGCGGCAAGACGGAGCTGCTCGGGCGGGTGCTGGCCCGTGCGGTGGAGCGGGGCGTGCCGGTGGCCGCGCTCACCGCCGACCTGGCCACGGAGAACGACGCCCGGCGCCTCGCCCGCTCGGGCGCGCCGGTGAAGCAGCTGCTGACCGACGGGCTGTGCCATCTGGAGGCCCGGCAGCTGCGCGGCCACGTGGACGACTGGATGCCGCGCGACACCTCGGTGCTCTTCGTGGAGAACGTCGGCAACCTCGTCTGCCCGGCGTCGTACGACCTCGGGGAGAGGCTGCGCATCGTGTTCATGGCGGTGACGGAGGGCGAGGACAAGCCGCTGAAGTACCCGACCTCCTTCGGCTCCGCCCACCTGGTGGTGCTCACCAAGACGGATCTGGCCGAGGCCGCGGGCTTCGACGAGGAGGCCTTCGTCGAGCACGTGCGGCGGGTCAACCCCGGGGTGGAGGTCCTGCGGTCCTGCGCCCGCACGGGCGAGGGCGTCGACCCCCTCCTGGAGCGCGTGCTCGCCGTGCGCGACGGCGCCCCCGTCCACCGGCCGCCCCTCGCCCCGCACCCGCACGGTCACGTCCACGTGCGCGACCACGCGGACGGCCACAGCCACAGTCACGGCGACGGCCCCGGTCGCGGCAACGGTCACGACCACGCGGGAGGGGACACCCGGGACGCGTCCGGCCTCCCGGCCGGCCGCGTCTCGTGA